The following DNA comes from Gadus chalcogrammus isolate NIFS_2021 chromosome 12, NIFS_Gcha_1.0, whole genome shotgun sequence.
CCACCACCAAAACAGGCAAAGTTATGGGAGACCAGAAGAGtgtcccaggccagtgttgataAAGAAGTCCTTCATTTTATCATCCAAGGCCTGCACCCACCTAATCTAACAACAGGGTTTCGTAGATCTGGTTCATCATCTTCAGCCCAACATCAATGTGATGTCACGCAACACTGTTGTCAACAAAGTAGAGAAAGTTGCTCTTGAAATGAAAATCAATTTGAAAACTTCTCTAAGTGGAATTGAGTTCATTGCAACTACCACTGACTGCTGGACAGCATACAGGCGTGGATTCCTTGGTGTCACAGCCCATTGGATAGACCCCCAAACTATGAAGAGATGTTGCGCTGCCCTGGCCTGCAAACAGCTGAAAGGGTCACATTCTTTTTCTGCCCTTGCCAGTGCTCTGAATGAGATCCACACTGAGTTTAACATCCGTGACAAGATTACCCGCACCACAACTGACAACGGCTCGAATTTTTTAAAAGCTTTTAGATTGTATGGTCAAACCAACGAAAACATCAACAATCCAGCACCTACAGCAGCGAGTGgtgaagaagatgatgatggtggtgaagaTGAGAATAATGAAGACCAGGATAGCGTGGAGTTTGTTGAAGCTGGAGCCATATTAGATGAAGATGACTGCCTGGAGTATCAGCTTCCAAAACACCATCGTTGCGCCTGCCACCTTCTGAACCTGGTGTCAACTGTTGATGTTGAGGAGGCAAATGTCAGCACGGTGTACAAGCGGGTCTCACGTTCAACGTTTTCAAAGTGCTGGAGCCTTTGGAATAAGAGCGCCAGATCCACCACAGCAGCTGAGATCATTGAAGAAAATTGCAAACTCCAGCTTTTGAGGCCTAACGCTACAAGATGGAATTCACTTTTCTTAGCAGTGGAAAGGATTGTGAGAATTGCAAGAGAACAAGGAGAAGGAGCCATCACAGCTGTTTGCAGTGCACTTAAGATCCCCATGTATGTACCTGcctgcatttacatttttaaagctgaattatatatttttcacttTGAATTGAAAAGCTATTAAACACTATATACAATCTATTAACTACCCCTCTGCACAGATGATTAGCATTTTAAAATTGGTTTGTTATTGAATTGAAGGTGTTCAATGAAATTAATATGAAATGTTGTGTCtattatttgttgttttaatagGTTCACTCCTGTCGAGATTGCATTTCTGACAGAATATGCAAAGACGATGAGACCGGTCGCAAAGGCCCTTGATGTTCTTCAAGGAGAGACCAATGTGCATATGGGGTGGTTGGTCCCTACAATAACGCTTCTCAAGGCTAAGCTCCAGCACTTTTGCATTTCCTCAAAGTTCTGTGGGCCCTTGATTGATGCACTCCTAGCAGGCATTGAAAAACGGTTCGGACAGATCCTTGCCGATCCAGAGCTGATTGCTGCAGCAATCCTAGTCCCAAAATTCAAGACTAGCTGGACCAGTGATGAATGCATCCTAAAACTTGGTAAGTGTTGCACTGTTTGCTTTTTGATAGAAGCTAATAGAGGATATTCCTGCTTTGAAGTATCTCTAACATACTAACAGTGCAAACCAATGACAGCGTGGCAGCGAAGCGTAATTCTAATTCCCATGCATTTCAACAGGAGACAATCCATTGTGACATAGACCACCGTTTTAAGCGAAACCAGCAGAAAAAGTTTAATCCTTGAAAAATTGCAGGACTGTGGTGTTTGGGCTTGTTGTTTTCCTGTTATGTTATATAAAGACAAGTGACTAGATAGCATACTAACTGTCTATCCTGCTAACTAGCTCACTAGTCAAGTCTCTTATGCTATTTCCACACCCTACACCACGCCTACTCAAAGCGTTGGAAGCGTAATGCACCATAAGAAATTACGTAGGAAATCAAAAGCAATCTTTATTTGTAAGCCATATAAAGTTGATAAAAATCATAATGCCATCTTTCAGTGTTGTAatttcaatgttttaatccAGGTCCATGGTCCAATTTGgtcctatttttgtttttctattccATAGGCCTTGACTATATCAAAAGTCACTTGAAAGACCAAGTTGTGGAGAATCAAGGAGAGAGCTCCCATTCTTCAGAGGAGGATGATTTCTTTTCTGCAATCAAACAGACCAGTTCCCAAGAAAATGCCAAACAGCTTGAGATTTACCTTGGATGCCAAGGTGATACAGTTGAGATACTGAAGTCTTTCCCGGCAGTATGCAACCTTTCATTGAGGCTTAACACCGCACTCCCAGCCTCAGCAGCCTGCGAGAGACTGTTTAGTGCAGCGGGACTGATCTTCAGACCAAAAAGGGCACGTATTGGTTCCAAGAACTTTGAAAATCAGCTTATTTTGAGGCTAAACAGAAGATTCTGGTGATTGTATAGGGTATGCCATTGTACTCTTTCTGTCCTACACAAACTACTGACGTACACTGTCTCACACACGGACCGAAATGCTCCTGTGACACCAATGGTGTTGGAAGTTCAATAGTTTATCTCCAGTTTTACTACCCAGTTTTTGAAGGGGATTATGGACAAGcatccctccctcacacacactctctttctttctctcacacacacactctttctttctttctctcacacacacacacacacacacacacacacacacacacacacacacacacacacacacacacacacacacacacacacacacacacacacacacacacactctttcttacTCCACACAGACTGATACGCACTTCGCAGTCTATTTATCTCCTCCACAGGCACTCAAGTTCTCTACAGTCTGTTGCTCCTAAAATAATGTCCTGGTAGTTTTGCAGGCCAGGGTATGTCATGAATATTACTACCTCAGTTGTGAGGTTTTTGAATTCCAATAAAATTTGAGAAAAACATGCTCTTCGAGTTTGTGGTCCTTGACagcattattatattttttgtatgtcATTTTTTTACCATGTCTTGGGCTCCATGTTGAAAGCACTAATCAGCTTTCAATTAAGCTATTTCTTACAGTCGTGTCAATTATGAGGTCCATTAGTTTAGCTTTCAAtgttcaaaaaatatatatatattacggttactttttacttttatacTTTAAGTCGATTTTAGAGCCTGTACTTTtctacttttacttaagtaaagcGGTTAAGTtgatacttttacttttaccagAGTCTTTTTAAAATCCAGTATccatacttttacttaagtaacgAATGTGTGTACTTTTGACACCACTGGTTGTTGTATAGGGTCGACGAACGCGAGGGGGAGGTTGTATGTCAACTGGTGGTACCGCGACCATACGTGAGTAAGGTTTTATTCATGGCCCACACACATTTGCTCGGCGCACATCTAGGCATGGACAAAACGCGAGAGCGAGTGGTGGCGCGGTTTTACTGGCCCGGTGTACGAAAAGATGTAGCGCGTTACTGCCAGGAGTGTCCCGACTGCCAGCGCGTAGCCCCGCGGGCGGTGGAGCGAAGCCCGCTCATACGATGCCTATTATCGAGACCCCCTTTGAGAGAACAGCGTTGGACATCATAGGACCCCTACCCAGGACGAGCCGGGGACATTGGTATCTCCTCGTCATCCTAGATTACGCGACCCGATATCCCGAGGCCCTCCCACTGCGTGCGGCGACCAGCAAGGCGGTGGCCCGAGAGCTAATGCTACTGTTTAGCCGGGTGGGACTCCCGAAGGAGATCCTCACCGATCAAGGCTCGTGTTTTATGTCCCGCGTGGTCAAGGAGTTATTAAAACTACTGCAGGTCACCCAGCTCCGGACCTCGGTGTATCACCCGCAGACGGACGGGCTAGTCGAGCGTTTTAACCAAACCATCAAGCTAATGCTCAAAAAGAGCATCAAGGCGGACGGGAAGAATTGGGACCAGCTACTTCCCCACGTCCTCTTCGCCATTCGCGAGGTGCCCCAGGCTTCCACAGGGTTCTCTTCCTTCGAACTCCTTTATGGGAGGAGGCCCCGTGGAATACTGGACCTGGGGAAGGAGGCGTGGGAAAGTCATCCGTCTCCACATAGGACCACTATTGAACATGTGGAGCTCGTCAGGGACCGAATGGCCAAGGTCTGGCCCATAGTCTGGGACCACCTCGCCCGTGCTCAACAGGCCCAAGCACGCGTATACAACAAGGGGGAGCGTGTGCGGACCTTCCGACCGGGCGATCGGGTCTTAGTACTAGTACCGACCAGTGAGTGCAAATTCCTCGCGAAATGGCAGGGCCCGTACGAGGTGGTAGAGGCCGTGGGACCGGTCAATTACAAGGTGAGGCAACCCGGGATACGCAAGCCCACCCAGATTTATCATATAAATCTGCTAAAACAATGGCGGGGTGAGGGTGACCCTCCCCCACGGGCACCCATGGCCTTAATGGCTCGATGACGTCCCGATCGGGACCGACCTTAGCCCCGCCCAGAGACAAGAACTAGGGGAGCTGGTACTGCAGAACCGGGACGTGTTCTCGGACGTCCCGGGACGGACCTCGGTGGCCTCCCACGAGATCCGGACCACTCCGGGGGTGACAGTCCGGATCCCGCCCTACCGGGTGCCCGAGTCCCGACGCAACGCCATCCGAGCCGAGGTAGAGCGGATGCTGAAACTTGGGGTGATCGAGGAATCCCGTAGCGCTTGGGCTAGCCCTATTGTGCTGGTGCCCAAGCCAGACGGAACCCATAGGTTCTGCAATAATTTCCGCCGATTAAatgaagtgttttttttgtgtcgtTTTTGCTTCCCATTAAATGAAGACTCCTACCCCATGCCTAGAGTGGACGAGCTTATCGAGCGGCTGGGGCCGGCACGGTACCTGTCTACGCTCGACCTaaccaaggggtactggcaggtcccCCTGACACCGTCGTCCCGGGAGAAGACGGCCTTTGCGACGCCGGGGGGCCTGTTCCAGTACACCGTCCTGCCCTTTGGGGTCCACGGGCCCCCCGCTACATTCCAGCGGATGATGGACCAGGTCCTAAGGCCGCACTGCAGCTACGCAGCAGCCTACATTGATGACATAATCATCTACAGTGCCAGTTGGGACGAACACGTCAGACACGTGCGAGCCGTGCTCAACGGCCTACGAGCGGCCGGGCTTACCGCCAACCCTGCGAAGTGCAGGTTGGGGCGGGAGGAGACGGCCTATTTGGGATaccgggtggggagggggaacgTGCGGCCCCAGGAGGACAAGGTGGCAGCCATCCGGGAGTGGCCTCAACCGCGGACCAAGAAGCAGGTGAGATCGTTCTTGGGGCTGGTGGGGTATTATCAACGCTTTATCCCGGGGTATGCCACCCTAGCCTGCCCCTTGAACGATCTCACCCGGAAGGCCCTCCCGGATAGAGTCCAGTGGACTGAGGAAGCAAGGAGGGCCTTCGAGGACCTACGGGGGGCCTTATGTCAGGAGCCTCTATTGGACACCCCTGATTTTAACCTCCCTTTCACCCTCCACACAGACGCGTCCGAGGTGGGACTACGTGGGGTCCTATCCCAGATCCGGAACGGGGAGGAGCATCCGGTGACCTACCTCAGCCGGAAACTCCTCCCCCACGAGCGGAATTACAGTACGGTAGAGAAGGAGGCGTTGGCCATCAAGTGGGCCGTCACGAAACTAACTTATTATCTCCTAGGCCACCAGTTCGTCCTGGTGACGGACCACGCCCCACTAAAGTGGATGGCCACCGCCAAAGACACGAATGCCCGGATTACGAGGTGGTTCCTGTCCCTACAGCCCTTCTCCTTCACCGTGGAGCATAGGCCGGGGCGGGAACACGCTAACGCCGACGCCCTTTCCCGCCAAGATGCGTGCGGGGGCTGGGCCCCGCGCACGGAGGGGCATGAGCAAAGGGGGGGGGAGTATGTGGCATTCCCCCGGTGCCACGCCCCCTAGCCTGGAGAGTCGAGGCCGGGATATACCGCAGCCGGCGACAAATCCCGACCTCCCGAGAGCCGCAATCGGGAGAACGAGGAACACCTGGGCAGGAGGCACCCAGCTGTTAAAAGGAGGCCACCGACAGACAGAAGGAGGCCAGTCGAGTGGAAGAAAGGACGACACCAAGGAACCAGACTCCGTGGAGTGAGCCGCACGGCGGACACGTAGACCACGTCTCCAGCAACCCCTTTTTCTGATGTACCTCGTGCGCTTGTGTAACCTGTTGGATTGTTTGCTACCGAGCGAAATAAACCGCCGTTTGAGGCTTTGGACCCTCATTCCCTGCCTGGTCCTTACTGTGAGCCCCCTCTGCTGTACCGAGTTACCAcacaacgaagaccggcatttttaaaacaccgaagtaaacaatggacgtgaatccgtgtatggttcgttctttgaatattccgatttaaaacagtcctatttagttttttctgattttgtttttaaatcggaatattcaaagaacgaaccatacacggattgaatcgaataaattgttgttgttgtgtttgaaactggtgcgagggttcttcttctaatggtacggccacaccaaccgcgttactcgcgttggataacgccatttaacgcgcctaacctgacgcttgatcagtgtgtggttgttcaacgcttccaacgcgccaatgcagctagatgagtccatgtccatgcaagtgaacggagcgttccctcttcgtcattactatcaaaccaaacatccttcacattcaccgagcgaacattatgaaagtaaaatgcacatttctcgctaaaaatgtttccataaacgcatttaatggttccacccagaataaagaaagatgtcggccgtatgcttctgtccaagctcactactctctgccagtgacgtctgggaaagcggagacgtttgcagtgacgtcatgacgttgctcacgccggctccctggctggctctggccggtgtgaaaccaactggttcttaactgggataaggctggaacctgtttggaactggccctagcaccagcccggaactgactctcggttctttttggtgtgaaagccccatcagagtcacgaatatgttgggggagggagttccagagcctgggagatgtcctggagaaggctccgtcacctaggctgtggagttttgatgtgtgggtggagaggagaccagctgaggaggatctgagggcccgggggggttggtagagggagagaagatcagagagatatgggggggccatatggtggagagctttgtaggtgaggaccaggagtttgtagtggatccgatgtgagatggggagccagtggagattcttgaggactggggtgatgtggtgccacgctttagtatgagtgaggagacgggctgctgcattctggaccagttggagtctgttgatggaggtggtggagatgccggcgaggagttaattgcaataatcaaggcgggaggagatgaaggcatggatgagtctttctgcagcgtgaggtgtgagggaggatctgatctttgcaatattacggaggtgatagaaggaggttttgacagtgtggcggatgtggggttcaagggagagggtggaatcaaagattacgccaaggttgcgggcctcgggggaggaggagaccgtGGTGCCATCgatagtgagtgtgggggggtttgcgagtttactgagggtggatttggagccaATTAGGAGTTcagtttataatataatataatataaaggtATTtggacaggcgagggttcgacAATAGAAGGGTAGTAAGACAGGCAGGGGTTTGGCAACAGGATGGCAATCGGACAGGCAAGGGTTTGGCAACAGGATGGTAGTCGGACAGGCAAGGGTTCGGcaaggataatatatgttctaaggtcacattgggatccagaagacatgagaatatgctgacatccacacagtatgacccagaaaaacattctatgcacatcaatatttgatgaaagtccaactttgcATTGTGTaaggattggggatataaggagctgtaCGGGATTCATTCAGTAGTGTGTATTCGCGGATACCAttcggctttgttgtctctcgtttgcgggtggcaataaactctccatctatacttgacctggactctccgattcctctttgcttatagctatttgaagtgaattagataagtcgttatTATTAATGCTACCACAACACAAGGAGGGGCAAGGGACGAGGTACGTCCGAAGGGGAAGATCCCGGGTAGAGAGCCAAACTTACCGGACGATAGGAGGGAGCCGGCCTTTGTCTGCGGTTAGCCTGGCATGACCCGAAGCCTGTTGAAGAGTGTTGCGCACGCTGTGTCCATGTGCGAAGAGAGTGGTTAACCTGCACCCGAACCGAGGGCACCGCCGTCTCTCCTACTCTGGGAACAGGGTTGGTTGCTAAATATACTGGCtttgaaagggagagagaccggcAGCTCCGGCAGGGGATGGTCGGCGGCAATCCGGCAAATTGGCAGGGGGAGCTCAGCGGCAGACCGGcagctattgggttatccctaggcatGAGCcatagcactgaaaaatgtgtaatccccgcccaccaacagcgtgggcctcaattacgtccgcgggcctcaacgacgtccgcagtTCGCAGATATAGGCGggcgttctgctcccaataaacagcttttcttcagctatttaaggacactgaggccgacacttaaaaggctgcgcctatactcatataATCTAGAGTTActatacgtaactatcgttctatgtcgtataggcttcgccttttaatgCTGTCGCTATTGGGTTAAAGGGCGAAGCACGATATAGTCTATGCCTCATTGGTCCCGATCAGTACCTAGTATCATGCGTCAGACGTAGCAGAACATACGCCATGCGTCTAACGGCACGTCATCAACGAGCAGCTCCAATATGTCTGATAAAACACAAGAGCTCTCAGCATGAATATTTGACTCCTCACATTGTTTAATATGCGAGGGGAATAGtcacactcactctgacaaagcacctagAACTGAGTGTGTCATGGAGAGGCGCGACATGTCTCTTAGGTAAAACctaataaaagagcatggggAAGCCCAGGAGGCTGCTGTGCAGATATCCTCCATAGGCATCCCTCTTTGCAGAGCTACAGACGATATTCCTCTGGTCGAGTGAGATCTGATAGTCTCAGGCGGCTCTGCCCCCGCTGACACATAAGCCTGTGTGATAGCATCACACAGCCAATGCGACAGCCGTTGTTTCgtcagggggaggccctgggaaagttctctgtaatgcacaaataactgttgagatTTGCGCAAAGCCTCCGTGCGCTTCACATAACAGGCAAGCGCGCATACGGGGCACAAGAGATGGGCTGTTGCCTCCtcctcagattgatgaggagggagagagaaaccattgaGTGTTATTAGTCTCGATCTGAACGAGCTAGTAATACTCTTAGGTGTAAAAGCCGGGTTCGGGCGTAATATGGCCGAACTGCCGTCCCCTTGTATTCGAAGACAAGAAGGGGCTACAGAGAGTGCAGACAGGTCGCTCACTCTCTTAGCTGacgtcagggccagcagcaaagctgtcttgg
Coding sequences within:
- the LOC130393015 gene encoding uncharacterized protein LOC130393015 — translated: MSRNTVVNKVEKVALEMKINLKTSLSGIEFIATTTDCWTAYRRGFLGVTAHWIDPQTMKRCCAALACKQLKGSHSFSALASALNEIHTEFNIRDKITRTTTDNGSNFLKAFRLYGQTNENINNPAPTAASGEEDDDGGEDENNEDQDSVEFVEAGAILDEDDCLEYQLPKHHRCACHLLNLVSTVDVEEANVSTVYKRVSRSTFSKCWSLWNKSARSTTAAEIIEENCKLQLLRPNATRWNSLFLAVERIVRIAREQGEGAITAVCSALKIPMFTPVEIAFLTEYAKTMRPVAKALDVLQGETNVHMGWLVPTITLLKAKLQHFCISSKFCGPLIDALLAGIEKRFGQILADPELIAAAILVPKFKTSWTSDECILKLGKCCTVCFLIEANRGYSCFEVSLTY